A genomic window from Parasteatoda tepidariorum isolate YZ-2023 chromosome 10, CAS_Ptep_4.0, whole genome shotgun sequence includes:
- the LOC107446144 gene encoding 2',3'-cyclic-nucleotide 3'-phosphodiesterase, which produces MMARKDKKSHRGDHCKNPKSIKKYPLDCNTSANEVFSMPFLCDINTISNIKKHGRIMFIIRGPPYTMKTKLSDLLKEIYQNAVYCSAVKHIDKYSTGGKMVFDKSVKQLTHTICQKKAEEACLNNELIIVQNSHIKKFELKPYLNLAVKYDYTVIMAITTYKFDITIEVLDEAEKQRNGGLGSKYLSTALKNWEDVPPMYTGWFISPQDSECLRCITSQILETLSYCEAVLKHLASDDITNYFHPRQMLSCLAGYTKDQAAMKKYYMSDLIQLSYGKCFIITIVGYLVTTSDIIGIVHLNRDMKSLILYDLNEDDDESLDQMPGNISQHGKTVEFDNKEIYELGRITENDWLEGEEINIAMSSFMHIAQRNFNVFNLHKLRKDFKESLQFVTDTNGIIHQDVYIDDGTTKFCKLTEDALLIKAPQKILMNAIFTGFYPD; this is translated from the exons ATGATGGCGAGAAAAGACAAGAAAAGTCATCGTGGAGATCATTGTAAAAATCCTAAATCCATAAAGAAGTATCCCCTGGATTGCAACACAAGTGCAAATGAAGTATTCAGCATGCCATTCCTGTGTGATATAAATACGATATCAAACATTAAGAAGCATGGCCGCATCATGTTTATAATCCGAGGACCCCCATATACCATGAAAACAAAACTCAGTGATTTGCTCAAGGAAATATATCAAAATGCTGTATATTGTTCTGCTGTAAAACACATAGACAAATATTCCACTGGTGGGAAAATGGTATTTGACAAATCAGTTAAGCAGTTGACCCATACGATTTGTCAAAAAAA AGCAGAAGAGGCGTGcttgaataatgaattaataattgtacaaaattctcatataaaaaagtttgaactGAAACCATACCTAAATTTAGCTGTCAAGTACGACTACACAGTAATTATGGCTATAACTACGTACAAGTTTGACATCACTATTGAG GTTCTTGATGAAGCAGAGAAGCAACGCAACGGCGGCTTAGGTAGTAAATACTTAAGTACTGCTTTGAAAAATTGGGAAGATGTTCCACCGATGTACACAGGATGGTTTATTTCCCCCCAAGACTCGGAATGTCTTCGATGCATTACGTCGCAGATTTTAGAGACACTGTCTTATTGTGAGGCTGTTCTGAAACATTTAGCTTCAg atgATATCACAAATTATTTCCACCCGAGGCAGATGCTCAGCTGCTTGGCTGGTTATACGAAAGATCAGGCtgctatgaaaaaatattatatgtcaGATTTA ATCCAACTCTCATATGGGAAATGTTTTATCATCACAATTGTTGGGTATTTGGTGACCACATCTGATATCATTGGAATAGTTCATCTAAACAGAGATATGAAATCTCTCATTCTATATGATCTAAACGAAGACGACGATGAATCATTGGACCAAATGCCGGGTAACATATCACAACATGGAAAGACAGTGGAATTTGACAACAAAGAAATCTACGAACTAGGAAGAATCACAGAAAACGATTGGTTGGAAGGAGAGGAAATCAATATTGCCATGAGTAGTTTTATGCACATAGCTCAGAGAAATTTCAACGTTTTTAATCTTCATAAActaagaaaagattttaaagagtCTTTGCAGTTTGTAACTGACACAAATGGCATCATACACCAAGATGTCTACATAGATGATGGAACCACAAAATTCTGCAAACTAACAGAAGATGCTTTATTAATCAAAGCtccacaaaaaatattgatgaatgCAATATTTACCGGATTCTACCCCGATTAG